The following proteins are co-located in the Solenopsis invicta isolate M01_SB chromosome 7, UNIL_Sinv_3.0, whole genome shotgun sequence genome:
- the LOC105193549 gene encoding eye-specific diacylglycerol kinase isoform X4 has product MQKLRSTFKRSRTPTGAEMKSQSSLEVPKQIRSASFDEIQLQTKRQDDRTTSSSSSTCSPARSQDSMRGRRGSATLKVPQHLTGQRSKSFDAYSASSASSPSTQLPAGGIERPETPIIQVSGCYHCACVEEYRSLWLTEDVSRDEAADVGDPASADSTDLSENESDREDEQESKREGSPEIRVTYVPPEVTEEASADPDSEVRSEFPERQRRLSRQEALTTFPLEHLPALASAATASEADDDDDDEENENVEPCGSSKFVVRDIFLTVPELKRDRAASVDSCFNNNKNGSATDADSLAVPQQSIRSKSVDIVLPTDARTRYTALLPGKESRPSIGGREDSGEDSRDGGGSSGHREPRSTPDWGPNAFNGEHLWVPTATSGDFCYVNDCSKHGPRLKCPACRVVAHALCVGSLEFACKPSFRDVGVRQYREQTTIHHHWVHRRSQKGKCANCGKSFQSKLSFSSREIVAVSCSWCKAAYHNRESCFNVEKIGENCELGTHASIIVPPSWIVKLPRKGSFRSSLRRSPRRKKSDGSSYRRKSKEKEKEEKEKDKEKEKSQEELWVVKPIPTATVKPVLVFINPKSGGNQGAKLLQKFQWLLNPRQVFDLTQGGPKMGLELFKKVPNLRVLACGGDGTVGWVLSILDQIGVYPAPAVGVLPLGTGNDLARALGWGGGYKDEPIGKILTSISDSETTLLDRWQLKVERNPDAKNDDDGGKGKENLPLNVVNNYFSLGVDAHIALEFHEAREAHPEKFNSRMRNKLFYGQMGCKDLLLTKWKDLSDFVTLECDGQDMTPKLREHRVHAILFLNIASYGGGTHPWSAGSGTREPAMDDGLIEVVGLTTYQLPLLQARGHGTCIVQCSTAKLVTTKTIPMQVDGEACRLLPSIITLSMLNKATMLAKRRNAGKPSHHPARLDRLRLPVMKIKMSDYEAYHHNKEKLQEMAESWLAEPLDLDATTDLESLRKLLSKDYNIDSCCFLDSCTAERFFRIDRGQEQLHYVTDVAVDAVYVLDEDSVQQQSDGQAGPSQTVASRESETAHIRLPSDERLKEMPVVTGKANRSNEDRGGQEQTSVVGKIKLFRRRESVSFDKESEGQNGVRPKDLASRRCSLNIPSENKSSESNSRVRRESLKNSHVAIARAEQSQQADRSLAFIRSSLRAERRGSRGRLP; this is encoded by the exons ATGCAGAAGTTGCGCTCGACCTTCAAAAGGTCGCGCACTCCCACGGGAGCGGAAATGAAGTCCCAGTCTAGCCTCGAGGTGCCCAAGCAGATCAGGTCGGCCTCCTTCGACGAGATTCAGTTGCAGACGAAGCGACAGGACGACCGTACGACCTCCTCGTCGTCCTCCACGTGTTCCCCGGCGAGATCGCAGGACTCGATGCGCGGCAGGAGAGGCTCCGCGACCCTCAAGGTGCCGCAGCACCTCACCGGCCAGCGTTCCAAGAGCTTCGACGCGTACTCGGCGAGTTCAGCCTCGTCTCCGAGCACGCAGCTCCCAGCGGGCGGGATCGAGCGACCGGAAACGCCAATCATCCAAGTCTCCGGCTGCTACCACTGTGCTTGCGTCGAGGAATATCGGAGCCTCTGGCTCACCGAGGACGTCTCCAGAGACGAGGCTGCCGACGTCGGTGATCCGGCATCCGCCGATAGCACGGATCTCTCCGAGAACGAGTCGGATCGCGAGGATGAGcaagagagcaagagagagggTAGCCCGGAGATTCGGGTTACGTACGTGCCGCCCGAGGTAACCGAGGAAGCGTCCGCCGATCCAGATTCCGAGGTCAGATCGGAATTCCCGGAGAGGCAGCGCAGATTGTCCAGACAGGAGGCCCTCACCACCTTCCCCCTGGAGCACCTTCCCGCTCTCGCGTCAGCCGCGACCGCCTCGGAagcggacgacgacgacgacgacgaggagaaCGAGAACGTCGAGCCGTGCGGCTCGTCCAAGTTCGTCGTGCGTGACATTTTCCTGACCGTGCCGGAGCTGAAGCGAGACCGCGCCGCTTCCGTCGACTCGTGtttcaataacaataaaaacgGTTCCGCGACCGACGCTGACTCGTTGGCGGTGCCACAGCAGAGCATCAGGTCGAAGAGCGTCGACATCGTGCTGCCGACGGACGCGAGGACGAGATACACGGCGCTGCTGCCTGGCAAGGAGTCGCGACCTTCGATAGG AGGGCGAGAGGATAGTGGAGAAGATAGCAGGGACGGAGGTGGCTCGAGTGGTCATCGTGAACCTCGGTCAACTCCAGATTGGGGTCCAAATGCGTTCAATGGGGAACATCTTTGGGTACCAACCGCTACATCCGGTGATTTCTGTTACGTCAATGACTGTTCC AAACACGGACCCCGGTTGAAATGTCCGGCTTGTCGCGTAGTGGCTCACGCGCTCTGCGTCGGAAGTTTAGAGTTCGCCTGCAAGCCGAGTTTTCGCGATGTCGGAGTGCGTCAGTATCGCGAACAAACGACAATCCATCATCACTGGGTCCATCGACGATCGCAGAAGGGCAAGTGCGCCAACTGCGGCAAGTCCTTCCAATCGAAGCTCAGCTTCAGCTCCAGGGAGATCGTGGCGGTGAGCTGCAGCTGGTGCAAAGCCGCTTATCACAATCGGGAGTCGTGCTTCAACGTAGAAAAAATTGGCGAAAACTGTGAATTGGGCACTCATGCGTCCATCATAGTGCCGCCGTCGTGGATCGTGAAACTGCCTCGTAAGGGTAGCTTCAGAAGTAGTTTGAGAAGATCACCCAGAAGAAAGAAGAGCGACGGTTCGTCTTACCGTCGGAAAAgtaaggagaaagagaaagaggaaaaggagaaggataaggaaaaagaaaagagtcaGGAAGAATTGTGGGTCGTTAAGCCCATACCCACGGCCACGGTGAAGCCGGTGTTGGTTTTCATAAATCCGAAATCCGGTGGTAATCAGGGAGCGAAATTGTTGCAAAAGTTCCAATGGCTGCTCAATCCGAGACAGGTTTTCGATCTGACGCAAGGTGGTCCAAAAATGGG ATTAGAGCTTTTCAAGAAGGTCCCGAATTTGCGCGTGTTGGCCTGCGGCGGCGACGGTACGGTCGGTTGGGTCTTGTCGATTCTGGATCAAATCGGCGTTTATCCGGCGCCAGCGGTCGGAGTACTTCCTTTGGGTACCGGAAACGATCTGGCGAGAGCATTGGGATGGGGAGGCGGTTACAAGGACGAGCCGATCGGCAAGATCTTGACGAGCATCAGTGACAGCGAGACCACCTTGTTGGACAGGTGGCAACTGAAGGTCGAGAGGAATCCCGACGCCAAGAACGACGATGACGGTGGCAAGGGCAAGGAAAATCTACCGCTAAACGTCGTTAACAATTACTTCTCCCTCGGGGTGGATGCTCACATCGCTCTCGAGTTTCACGAAGCACGAG AGGCTCATCCGGAGAAGTTTAACTCCAGAATGAGGAACAAATTGTTCTACGGGCAGATGGGCTGCAAGGACTTGCTGCTCACAAAGTGGAAGGATCTCTCGGATTTCGTGACGCTAGAATGCGACGGTCAAGATATGACGCCAAAATTGAGGGAGCATCGAGTCCACGCTATACTATTCTTGAATATCGCTTCATACGGTGGCGGGACGCATCCATGGAGCGCGGGAAGTGGCACTAGAGAACCGGCCATGGATGACGGCTTGATTGAAGTAGTCGGCCTGACCACCTACCAGCTACCTCTTTTGCAAGCACGTGGACACGGTACTTGCATAGTGCAATGCAGCACGGCCAAATTGGTCACGACCAAGACTATACCGATGCAG GTCGACGGCGAGGCTTGTCGTCTGTTACCATCCATCATAACTCTAAGTATGTTGAACAAAGCTACGATGTTAGCGAAAAGAAGGAACGCGGGAAAGCCATCCCATCATCCAGCGAGATTGGATAGGCTGAGGCTGCCCGTGATGAAGATAAAGATGTCGGATTACGAGGCGTACCATCACAACAAGGAGAAGTTGCAGGAAATGGCAGAGTCGTGGCTCGCGGAACCGCTCGATCTCGACGCTACGACCGATCTGGAGAGTCTGAGGAAGCTCTTGAGCAAAGATTATAACATCGATTCGTGCTGCTTTCTCGACT CGTGTACCGCGGAAAGATTCTTCAGGATCGATCGGGGCCAGGAGCAGTTGCATTACGTGACGGACGTCGCCGTGGACGCCGTCTACGTCCTCGACGAAGACTCGGTGCAACAGCAGTCCGACGGCCAAGCGGGACCAAGCCAGACCGTTGCGAGTAGGGAAAGCGAAACGGCGCACATTCGTTTACCGAG CGACGAACGTCTAAAGGAGATGCCAGTCGTGACGGGGAAGGCGAATCGATCGAACGAAGATAGGGGGGGACAGGAACAGACCTCCGTCGTCGGGAAGATCAAACTTTTCAGACGGCGAGAAAGCGTTTCCTTCGACAAAGAATCCGAGGGTCAGAACGGCGTCAGGCCGAAGGATCTGGCGAGTCGGAGGTGCTCCTTGAACATACCGAGCGAGAACAAAAGCAGCGAGTCGAATTCCCGCGTAAGACGCGAATCCCTCAAGAACTCTCACGTCGCGATCGCTCGTGCCGAACAGTCGCAGCAGGCTGACCGATCTCTCGCTTTTATCAG AAGTAGCTTGCGTGCAGAGAGACGGGGGTCACGGGGGCGGCTGCCCTAA
- the LOC105193549 gene encoding eye-specific diacylglycerol kinase isoform X2, with product MQKLRSTFKRSRTPTGAEMKSQSSLEVPKQIRSASFDEIQLQTKRQDDRTTSSSSSTCSPARSQDSMRGRRGSATLKVPQHLTGQRSKSFDAYSASSASSPSTQLPAGGIERPETPIIQVSGCYHCACVEEYRSLWLTEDVSRDEAADVGDPASADSTDLSENESDREDEQESKREGSPEIRVTYVPPEVTEEASADPDSEVRSEFPERQRRLSRQEALTTFPLEHLPALASAATASEADDDDDDEENENVEPCGSSKFVVRDIFLTVPELKRDRAASVDSCFNNNKNGSATDADSLAVPQQSIRSKSVDIVLPTDARTRYTALLPGKESRPSIGGREDSGEDSRDGGGSSGHREPRSTPDWGPNAFNGEHLWVPTATSGDFCYVNDCSKHGPRLKCPACRVVAHALCVGSLEFACKPSFRDVGVRQYREQTTIHHHWVHRRSQKGKCANCGKSFQSKLSFSSREIVAVSCSWCKAAYHNRESCFNVEKIGENCELGTHASIIVPPSWIVKLPRKGSFRSSLRRSPRRKKSDGSSYRRKSKEKEKEEKEKDKEKEKSQEELWVVKPIPTATVKPVLVFINPKSGGNQGAKLLQKFQWLLNPRQVFDLTQGGPKMGLELFKKVPNLRVLACGGDGTVGWVLSILDQIGVYPAPAVGVLPLGTGNDLARALGWGGGYKDEPIGKILTSISDSETTLLDRWQLKVERNPDAKNDDDGGKGKENLPLNVVNNYFSLGVDAHIALEFHEAREAHPEKFNSRMRNKLFYGQMGCKDLLLTKWKDLSDFVTLECDGQDMTPKLREHRVHAILFLNIASYGGGTHPWSAGSGTREPAMDDGLIEVVGLTTYQLPLLQARGHGTCIVQCSTAKLVTTKTIPMQVDGEACRLLPSIITLSMLNKATMLAKRRNAGKPSHHPARLDRLRLPVMKIKMSDYEAYHHNKEKLQEMAESWLAEPLDLDATTDLESLRKLLSKDYNIDSCCFLDSCTAERFFRIDRGQEQLHYVTDVAVDAVYVLDEDSVQQQSDGQAGPSQTVASRESETAHIRLPSDERLKEMPVVTGKANRSNEDRGGQEQTSVVGKIKLFRRRESVSFDKESEGQNGVRPKDLASRRCSLNIPSENKSSESNSRVRRESLKNSHVAIARAEQSQQADRSLAFISPRDRLFGLNSGVHGFTAELLEKNCDEILRAAKIGDLPTLKQLHQKGYSLLSIDETGQTALHLASRHGYKDIVRYLIGCAPPTILNMIDNDKGQTALHKAAQNKRRSICCMLVAGGASLMVKDRHGNTPHHLALIAEDHDLAAYLQSQEHFQLATDEMESDL from the exons ATGCAGAAGTTGCGCTCGACCTTCAAAAGGTCGCGCACTCCCACGGGAGCGGAAATGAAGTCCCAGTCTAGCCTCGAGGTGCCCAAGCAGATCAGGTCGGCCTCCTTCGACGAGATTCAGTTGCAGACGAAGCGACAGGACGACCGTACGACCTCCTCGTCGTCCTCCACGTGTTCCCCGGCGAGATCGCAGGACTCGATGCGCGGCAGGAGAGGCTCCGCGACCCTCAAGGTGCCGCAGCACCTCACCGGCCAGCGTTCCAAGAGCTTCGACGCGTACTCGGCGAGTTCAGCCTCGTCTCCGAGCACGCAGCTCCCAGCGGGCGGGATCGAGCGACCGGAAACGCCAATCATCCAAGTCTCCGGCTGCTACCACTGTGCTTGCGTCGAGGAATATCGGAGCCTCTGGCTCACCGAGGACGTCTCCAGAGACGAGGCTGCCGACGTCGGTGATCCGGCATCCGCCGATAGCACGGATCTCTCCGAGAACGAGTCGGATCGCGAGGATGAGcaagagagcaagagagagggTAGCCCGGAGATTCGGGTTACGTACGTGCCGCCCGAGGTAACCGAGGAAGCGTCCGCCGATCCAGATTCCGAGGTCAGATCGGAATTCCCGGAGAGGCAGCGCAGATTGTCCAGACAGGAGGCCCTCACCACCTTCCCCCTGGAGCACCTTCCCGCTCTCGCGTCAGCCGCGACCGCCTCGGAagcggacgacgacgacgacgacgaggagaaCGAGAACGTCGAGCCGTGCGGCTCGTCCAAGTTCGTCGTGCGTGACATTTTCCTGACCGTGCCGGAGCTGAAGCGAGACCGCGCCGCTTCCGTCGACTCGTGtttcaataacaataaaaacgGTTCCGCGACCGACGCTGACTCGTTGGCGGTGCCACAGCAGAGCATCAGGTCGAAGAGCGTCGACATCGTGCTGCCGACGGACGCGAGGACGAGATACACGGCGCTGCTGCCTGGCAAGGAGTCGCGACCTTCGATAGG AGGGCGAGAGGATAGTGGAGAAGATAGCAGGGACGGAGGTGGCTCGAGTGGTCATCGTGAACCTCGGTCAACTCCAGATTGGGGTCCAAATGCGTTCAATGGGGAACATCTTTGGGTACCAACCGCTACATCCGGTGATTTCTGTTACGTCAATGACTGTTCC AAACACGGACCCCGGTTGAAATGTCCGGCTTGTCGCGTAGTGGCTCACGCGCTCTGCGTCGGAAGTTTAGAGTTCGCCTGCAAGCCGAGTTTTCGCGATGTCGGAGTGCGTCAGTATCGCGAACAAACGACAATCCATCATCACTGGGTCCATCGACGATCGCAGAAGGGCAAGTGCGCCAACTGCGGCAAGTCCTTCCAATCGAAGCTCAGCTTCAGCTCCAGGGAGATCGTGGCGGTGAGCTGCAGCTGGTGCAAAGCCGCTTATCACAATCGGGAGTCGTGCTTCAACGTAGAAAAAATTGGCGAAAACTGTGAATTGGGCACTCATGCGTCCATCATAGTGCCGCCGTCGTGGATCGTGAAACTGCCTCGTAAGGGTAGCTTCAGAAGTAGTTTGAGAAGATCACCCAGAAGAAAGAAGAGCGACGGTTCGTCTTACCGTCGGAAAAgtaaggagaaagagaaagaggaaaaggagaaggataaggaaaaagaaaagagtcaGGAAGAATTGTGGGTCGTTAAGCCCATACCCACGGCCACGGTGAAGCCGGTGTTGGTTTTCATAAATCCGAAATCCGGTGGTAATCAGGGAGCGAAATTGTTGCAAAAGTTCCAATGGCTGCTCAATCCGAGACAGGTTTTCGATCTGACGCAAGGTGGTCCAAAAATGGG ATTAGAGCTTTTCAAGAAGGTCCCGAATTTGCGCGTGTTGGCCTGCGGCGGCGACGGTACGGTCGGTTGGGTCTTGTCGATTCTGGATCAAATCGGCGTTTATCCGGCGCCAGCGGTCGGAGTACTTCCTTTGGGTACCGGAAACGATCTGGCGAGAGCATTGGGATGGGGAGGCGGTTACAAGGACGAGCCGATCGGCAAGATCTTGACGAGCATCAGTGACAGCGAGACCACCTTGTTGGACAGGTGGCAACTGAAGGTCGAGAGGAATCCCGACGCCAAGAACGACGATGACGGTGGCAAGGGCAAGGAAAATCTACCGCTAAACGTCGTTAACAATTACTTCTCCCTCGGGGTGGATGCTCACATCGCTCTCGAGTTTCACGAAGCACGAG AGGCTCATCCGGAGAAGTTTAACTCCAGAATGAGGAACAAATTGTTCTACGGGCAGATGGGCTGCAAGGACTTGCTGCTCACAAAGTGGAAGGATCTCTCGGATTTCGTGACGCTAGAATGCGACGGTCAAGATATGACGCCAAAATTGAGGGAGCATCGAGTCCACGCTATACTATTCTTGAATATCGCTTCATACGGTGGCGGGACGCATCCATGGAGCGCGGGAAGTGGCACTAGAGAACCGGCCATGGATGACGGCTTGATTGAAGTAGTCGGCCTGACCACCTACCAGCTACCTCTTTTGCAAGCACGTGGACACGGTACTTGCATAGTGCAATGCAGCACGGCCAAATTGGTCACGACCAAGACTATACCGATGCAG GTCGACGGCGAGGCTTGTCGTCTGTTACCATCCATCATAACTCTAAGTATGTTGAACAAAGCTACGATGTTAGCGAAAAGAAGGAACGCGGGAAAGCCATCCCATCATCCAGCGAGATTGGATAGGCTGAGGCTGCCCGTGATGAAGATAAAGATGTCGGATTACGAGGCGTACCATCACAACAAGGAGAAGTTGCAGGAAATGGCAGAGTCGTGGCTCGCGGAACCGCTCGATCTCGACGCTACGACCGATCTGGAGAGTCTGAGGAAGCTCTTGAGCAAAGATTATAACATCGATTCGTGCTGCTTTCTCGACT CGTGTACCGCGGAAAGATTCTTCAGGATCGATCGGGGCCAGGAGCAGTTGCATTACGTGACGGACGTCGCCGTGGACGCCGTCTACGTCCTCGACGAAGACTCGGTGCAACAGCAGTCCGACGGCCAAGCGGGACCAAGCCAGACCGTTGCGAGTAGGGAAAGCGAAACGGCGCACATTCGTTTACCGAG CGACGAACGTCTAAAGGAGATGCCAGTCGTGACGGGGAAGGCGAATCGATCGAACGAAGATAGGGGGGGACAGGAACAGACCTCCGTCGTCGGGAAGATCAAACTTTTCAGACGGCGAGAAAGCGTTTCCTTCGACAAAGAATCCGAGGGTCAGAACGGCGTCAGGCCGAAGGATCTGGCGAGTCGGAGGTGCTCCTTGAACATACCGAGCGAGAACAAAAGCAGCGAGTCGAATTCCCGCGTAAGACGCGAATCCCTCAAGAACTCTCACGTCGCGATCGCTCGTGCCGAACAGTCGCAGCAGGCTGACCGATCTCTCGCTTTTATCAG CCCTCGCGACAGACTCTTCGGCCTGAATTCGGGAGTTCACGGATTCACGGCCGAGTTACTCGAGAAGAACTGCGATGAAATACTGAGAGCGGCCAAGATCGGCGATCTGCCGACCTTGAAGCAGCTTCATCAGAAGGGATACTCGCTTCTGTCCATCGATGAGACTGGTCAAACGGCGCTGCATCTCGCGTCGAGGCATGGTTACAAGGATATCGTCAGATATCTCATTGGCTGCGCCCCACCGACCATTTTAAACATGATCGATAATGATAA AGGGCAAACCGCTTTGCATAAAGCTGCCCAGAATAAACGTCGTTCCATTTGCTGTATGCTCGTGGCTGGCGGCGCATCTTTGATGGTGAAGGATCGACACGGTAACACACCGCATCATCTCGCGCTGATAGCGGAGGATCACGATCTAGCTGCGTATCTGCAAA GTCAAGAACACTTTCAATTGGCGACGGACGAGATGGAGAGCGATCTCTGA